Sequence from the Thermovirga sp. genome:
GCGGCCAGCGTCATCTTGTCGACCCTCAGCGTCCTCAGGAAGGGGTATTGGCGAATCCTGTCCAAAAGTTGATTCCTGCCGGCGATCACGCCAATCTGGGGACCGCCAAGCAGCTTGTCACCGGAAAAGGTCACCAGGTCCACCCCTGACTCCACGCACTGTCTGACCGTCGGCTCCCCCTGGAGTCCCCAGGGGGAAAGGTCCACCACCACTCCGCTTCCAAGATCTTCCATGAAAATGAGGCCTTTTTCCCGGGCCAAGGCCGCCAGCTCCTCCCTCGAGACTTCCGAGTGAAAACCCACTACCCTGAAGTTGGAAGGGTGTACCTTGAGTATCATGGCGGTCTCGGCGTTTATGGCTTTGAGGTAATCGGCGAGGTGGGTCCTGTTGGTCGTACCGACCTCCTTCAGGACGGCTCCCGAAAATTCCATTATGTCAGGGATCCTGAAGGAGCCTCCAATTTCCACCAGTTCCCCCCTGGACACGATGACCTCCCTGCCCCGCCCCAAAGCCGCGAGGCAGAGCAGGACCGCGCCGGCGTTGTTATTTACCACCACGGCCGAGTCGGCCCCGGTGATGCTGGACAGGAGCCATTCAACATGGGAATGCCTTTGACCCCTGGCTCCCTCTTCGAGGTCGTATTCAAGGTTGCTGTAACAAGCCGAGACTTCCTTCACGTTTTCCAGGACCCCGGTACCGAGGCAGGACCTCCCGAGGTTAGTGTGGATAACTACCCCCGTAGCGTTTACCACCCTTCTGAGGCTCTTCCTGGAGCGTTTATCCAGCCGGGACCTGGTCTCCGATTCGATAAGGGTGGGGTCGATGGACTGGATGAGTCCCTTGAGCAGGTCCCTCCTGACCTCACCGATCACATCGGCGAAGGTCGATCTGACGGCTTCGCGCCCAAGAACCACCTGGTACCTGCTTGTCCAGGGTTTCTGGAGGAGTTCGTCCATCGAAGGTAGGTCCCTGAGCATCGACCTGATTGCATCTCGCATCCTCGCACCTTCCTTCGAAGAGGATTGGCAAATAAGGGGCCAACCTCCGCATTTTTTGACCTTAACAAAATGATACCAAAGCTTTCACCGGGGGTACATTACCCCGGCGCCGCGCCTAACAGCGTAACGAAAGGCAGGGTCCCACGGTCAAGGTCTACGTCCAGGAGCAACCCTTCCCCAAAGGAAGGCTCATGATCTGGAATGCCCCCGGGGAAAAAGCATTTCGGCAGGCGGGCGTTTCCTCGGCCATTCATGGCACCAGTTTCTCCCAGATGGCATTTCCCACCCTCATGCCCCGTTTGTTCAGGGCGATCCTTCCGGGGGCGTTTCTGAAAAAGGATCGGGGAATCTCTTCTAGGGAATCCTGCAGACCTTGTAGCATTTGGTCGCCCCACCTGCGTCGGTATTTCCGGAGCACAATGCCCCAACGGGTCCTCAGGGCCAAGATCGCCAATTCGGAGGCCTGTCTTTCACCTTCCAGCCTCTCTGAAAAACAGGTTGGCCTTAGTCCTTTGGCGATCATCGAGCAGTAACGCCCAAGATCCGGTACATTACCGGTCCTTACGGACCCTCTATAGCTCCAGGCCGAAGGCCCCAACCCCAGGAACTCACCCCCGGTCCAGTAGGCCACGTTATGCCTGCACCATCTTCGGGGCTTGGCGAAACTGGCTATTTCGTATTGGAGCAAACCCTTTTTTTCCAGGTAGTACTGGGCCCATCGGTAAAAGGGATAACCTCCGGCGAGGTTTTGCGGGGGTTGCCTGCCCCAGGTCGAGTCACTCTCGAGGGTTAGTTCGTAGACTGAGATGTGCTCGGTCCCCTCAGAGAGTATCACCTTGAGTGTATCAGCCCAACCCCCGAGTTCCTGCCCGGGCAGCCCAAAGAGGAGATCCGTCGAAAGGGAAAGACCCGCTCTTCTGACCTGTGCCATGGAGTCAAGGGCCTGCCTTCTGTCATGGATCCTTCCTGTTACCAGGAGGTCCTCGTCCTGGAGGCTCTGGACACCCAGGCTGACCCTGGAAACCCTCCAATCCTTCCAAAGGGAAAGGTGCTCCATCGCAAGGGAGCCAGGGTTGGCTTCCACGGTCACTTCAGCGCCAGGCAGAAAGGAAAAACCCTCTTCCAGGATGGAAATCAGCCTCTTCCAGTGGGCAGGTAGCAGGACCGTGGGAGTCCCTCCTCCAATATAAGCTGTCCGAACCCAGGGACGGCGCTCCCCGGAGAAAAGGGTTATTTCGCCCTTCAGTGCTTCCAGAAAACCCGACAAATCACCCCGGCCCGGCCTTATGCTGTAAAAAGCGCAGTAGGGACATTTACTTTGGCAGAAAGGAATGTGAACGTAAAGAGAA
This genomic interval carries:
- a CDS encoding L-seryl-tRNA(Sec) selenium transferase, with the translated sequence MRDAIRSMLRDLPSMDELLQKPWTSRYQVVLGREAVRSTFADVIGEVRRDLLKGLIQSIDPTLIESETRSRLDKRSRKSLRRVVNATGVVIHTNLGRSCLGTGVLENVKEVSACYSNLEYDLEEGARGQRHSHVEWLLSSITGADSAVVVNNNAGAVLLCLAALGRGREVIVSRGELVEIGGSFRIPDIMEFSGAVLKEVGTTNRTHLADYLKAINAETAMILKVHPSNFRVVGFHSEVSREELAALAREKGLIFMEDLGSGVVVDLSPWGLQGEPTVRQCVESGVDLVTFSGDKLLGGPQIGVIAGRNQLLDRIRQYPFLRTLRVDKMTLAAFEATLRLYMEGKTEEIPTLGLITQPGEILKKRARNLASR
- a CDS encoding coproporphyrinogen III oxidase family protein, whose protein sequence is SLYVHIPFCQSKCPYCAFYSIRPGRGDLSGFLEALKGEITLFSGERRPWVRTAYIGGGTPTVLLPAHWKRLISILEEGFSFLPGAEVTVEANPGSLAMEHLSLWKDWRVSRVSLGVQSLQDEDLLVTGRIHDRRQALDSMAQVRRAGLSLSTDLLFGLPGQELGGWADTLKVILSEGTEHISVYELTLESDSTWGRQPPQNLAGGYPFYRWAQYYLEKKGLLQYEIASFAKPRRWCRHNVAYWTGGEFLGLGPSAWSYRGSVRTGNVPDLGRYCSMIAKGLRPTCFSERLEGERQASELAILALRTRWGIVLRKYRRRWGDQMLQGLQDSLEEIPRSFFRNAPGRIALNKRGMRVGNAIWEKLVP